The window tcctgtctaccTCACTCACCACTGTAAAAGCCTCTCAAGCACAGCTGTCAATGCTCTACAGAAACGGACACGATCCACACACCATCTCCAGAGTTGGGCCTGAAATCACAGGCCAGGACCATATAATACCTTCATGTGTGTCTACATCTGTGACAGAAGGACCGGCCATGTGAGAAACACAAGGTTGGGTTTACTCAGGACcagagaggagtggtgtgacCCACATAGATCCTATTACAAAGTTCTATATGTAATTATATGGTGAGACACTGTCTGTGATCTGTAAACTATGTGCTGTCACCAGCAGGTGGCAGCAGATCACTCATTGACATCTTCCACTGACAGTTCCTCACGAAGGACCAAATACAGGGGCCCACTTCCAAACCAAACCCTGGCCCCTTCACACAGGTTCTTATTATAAGTAATATATCTAAAAGGAGTAGGTGTGTGGAAAAGCAATATATTTCTGATTCCTATTCAAAATATTTTGATATGGAATAGGGCATAGAGCAGGCTAGTCAGGTGAATGCAGTCACTGTGGTACAGTTTGTTGGTTGCACTGGTTTAAGTATGAATAGAACTATATAAGTAGACAATAATGTGGACATCAGTTGTGTTTTTGGGGAACTTGCTGAAAGACCCAGTAGTCTCTGTGTTAATGATAATAATGTGGACATCAGTTGTGTTTTTGGGGAGCTTGCTGAAAGACCCAGTAGTCTCTGTGTAAGTGATAATAATGTGGACATCAGTTGTGTTTTGGGGGAGCTTGCTGAAAGACCCAGTAGTCTCTGTGTAAGTGATAATAATGTGGACATCAGTTGTGTTTTGGGGGAGCTTGCTGAAAGACCCAGTAGTCTCTGTGTTAGTGAGTCTAATAATAATGAGGAGTCTCCCAGCACAGCAACTATAGCAGCCCCAGCAGAGCAAGAGCAAACAGAGACCgggaaagctgtgtgtgtgtggggtgtggggtgtggggtgcgtgtgtgtgtgcgtgtgtgatctCAACCCATttgaacacttatgggaaatTCTGGAGCAGCACCTGAGActgcgttttccaccaccataaacaaaacaccaaattatggattTTCTAGTGGAAGAATGGCATTGCATtactccaatagagttccagacacttgtagaatctatgtcaaggcccaatgcagctgttCTGGCTGCTTGTGGTGACACAACACCCTATtcagacactttatgttggtgtttcctttattttggcagttacctgtgtcTGCCACATTCTCCCCTTTTTTGGTAATGTCAGAGCCTGCCAAGTGTACTGAAAAACTAGGCCAAATGTTCTACAATAGTATGGAATTCCCCAAATAGACATGCCACACCCAATGGGTTAAAATTGTAACATAAAATTAAACACAGTCCATGACACAATACTGGATATTTACATTCACTTATCTGACGATGCTCACAATTTCAATTCACTGAAAGCCTCCCAATTCTACCTTCAAGAGGATGCCACACTCATAcctcacctctcttcctccgAGCCGCGGGTATGCGCTCAGTGGGCGTGTACGCGCAGAGTCccatccctcctgtcctctccataGACCATAGTACCGTTAAAACATTCCTCCAATCAGAGTCGCTTCTAAGAACTTTGCAAAGTGGAGTATGTCGGGTACCATATGTTCGCTTTCACTCGGGTTTGGTTCGGCTCAGTAGGAGGTGTTGGTCCTATTGGCTCGACATTGTCTTTATGCAAACAGCTCCTTTCACCGACGCCATGTCTATTGTCACCGCCAAGGTTTATATGGAGGCAGCGGTGGACCTAAGGATTACACCCGTCTGAGGAGCGCTGATTCAGGCTGTTTCTCTTTGAGCCCCTGACAGCTTCGTCACAGTCATGAGTTGTCTGGATGTGATGTTTCACCAGAGTTATGGAGGCCACTACCTCCCTGCGTCTTCAGCAGCAGCAGCCTACAAAGCAGCATACTATCACCATCAGCACCAGCAACAGGTGGGTGTCCAGACTAGACGAAATAGTAATGGCGTAATATTTGTTTGTTCTTTAATACTAGGCTATTTTTGTGTTCTAATAATTGGCGCTTGTACGCACGAATACACTCAGTGAGCAATGTTTTGGGGCGTCGCAGATGTCAGTTCACAGCGAAGAGTCCTGGGTGTCACAGAACTCTAAAAGTTACCAGTTGAAAAGTTGAAGTTGCTCGTGATTTATTTAGTTAGAGCAGGTCATGCAGAATGACTCGGACTCCTCGTTCCATCAGAAGGGTGATGTAATGAGAGCTCGTCACTGTCACTCAGgaatgttgatgatgatggttcaTGTGATACGGCCACGAGCATCTGCATAGTCGTCATACTTTCACCAGAACACGCGCGCGGAAACGTCCTACAACTTCTTGGATAAACTTCGGTCTGTAAAGATGATTCGTTTTTCTTAATATAGAGGTCATAGAGAATTTAAGTAATTATACCGGCTAGTATGACTTTCAACGAGGGATGTATTTTGTTCAGTTGATGGATACACGTTGAATCATCTGGTTTGATCGTTGTGGTGCTGActagacagacaggctggtgCTCTCATGGCTGAATCTGTggcatacatctctctctctccctctctctctctctctctctctctctctctctctctctccctctctctccctctctctctctctccgtctatttccctctccctctctttccgtcTATTTCCCTCTCTGTAGAAGAAGCTGGGTGTTTACAGTAGGATGCAGCAGGACAGCACCGAGCAGCAGTTTCCAGGGGGGAGACAGCAACAGCAgcgtgggggtggaggggggaggctGGCTGGGGAGAAGGGGGTCCGACAGGGCCTGGAGGTTTCTGGGCTGGGGGGCTCTTGGAGGTCTGGGAAGGACAGCCAGCCGGCTGAGGCAGAGTACCTGAGCTCCAGGTGTGTCCTGTTCACCTATTTCCACGGCAACATCGAGGATGTGGTGGATGAGCATTTCTCCAGGGCTCTGAGCCAACCCAGCACCTTCACTGGAGAGACCAAGAGCTCCAGGTGCACACCCATTCACACCTCCGCCTCGGCTGGACTGTGGAAAGGTAGGAACACACAGGGACACCCATTCACGCCTCTGCCTCGGCTGGACTGTGGAAAGGTAGGAACACACAGGGACACCCATTCACACCTCTGCCTCGGCTGGACTGTGGAAAGGTAGGAACACACAGGGACACTCGTACCATTACTCATCTGAAAACAGTGTTATTGAAATGGGTTCATTATCTTTTACTGTTACTTTTCATTTAGAATAATACAAATGTTATTGTGGAAAAACCTAGTGTTCCCAAAAACCTTTTCCAATATAGATTCTTCACTTGTAATTAGTGTTGAGCGATTAActgactttttttttaaattattttttatttttttaaaccaacAATTATTAGAATTGTATTTCGTTCGGTCTTTTCAGAGCTCAATGCACAGTTTCtttagagataaatcagatcaagcccaaACAGTGAGATGTAAAGTTAGTTGggggttgtagtttccaacagtcCAATATTCTACACAGTTAGTGCAgaactgttcatgacacaaactgttcacacgcCTCTTGTTGGCGGAGAAAACTTTTAACAGGTTTTTAAGCTTATTTcctgttctacacattttgtcatggggtgcaaagaaaacttttctgttttaaagctaattttcttACCactctatacattttgccatgtctaatgtgcaTTAacgtgatatttgagtgactcgaACATTACTTCCAAATATATGTGCTAAAAAATCTAGCAAAAAAACGTTAGCTGATTTGGGCTAGTTGTTCTGGAAATTTCTGACTGGTAtgcaatgactaacatgacaatAGGAAAACTggtgatgcactacccaatttagaAATTTCActttgtgcattctactattataaCTTTCAATAGTAAGTTGAAAGCCGGACAGAGCCCCACAGTTTTTGAACCactgatctaagtgattgatagttggtattcagcagtcataaaatgTGCCTTATTTACTTTTAAGTACTaataaaatagtgattttgtcagtcagcataggcagcagctctatagagatgagatgatgacatGGAAGgaaataaagtcatcaaataaaacaaatgtaatatgcACAAAAACTGAACGCTTTTATTAAAGTACTATGAATAAATGATGTAACCTTTAGGCTGTTTACATGAATGTCTGTCTATCGTTTACTGACTATATCCATTTCTCTCTTTCAGACAGTGTATCTCTCTCAGAAGGCCAGTGTAgttctctgtcctcttctctgtGGGGTGGAGGTTACCAGTCCCAGACCAGCCCCTGTCTGCCCATCCACCCAGACTTCTCCCCCATCCCTGCAGGCTTCCATGCCCCAGACAGAGCTCTGTGGACAGGCCACGCTCTGCCCCagcccagcctccctcctccaactTCTCTCCCTGACCCCTGGGCCTACAACCTCAGCCCCCAGACCTCCGCCAGCTGCACACACGTCCACGACgtctacccacccacacaccctcacacacacatgcacccccGGCACACACACGCAGTACTACATCCCCACCCGTCCCATGACCCAGGCCTA of the Oncorhynchus clarkii lewisi isolate Uvic-CL-2024 chromosome 3, UVic_Ocla_1.0, whole genome shotgun sequence genome contains:
- the LOC139406091 gene encoding transcription cofactor vestigial-like protein 3, with the translated sequence MSCLDVMFHQSYGGHYLPASSAAAAYKAAYYHHQHQQQKKLGVYSRMQQDSTEQQFPGGRQQQQRGGGGGRLAGEKGVRQGLEVSGLGGSWRSGKDSQPAEAEYLSSRCVLFTYFHGNIEDVVDEHFSRALSQPSTFTGETKSSRCTPIHTSASAGLWKDSVSLSEGQCSSLSSSLWGGGYQSQTSPCLPIHPDFSPIPAGFHAPDRALWTGHALPQPSLPPPTSLPDPWAYNLSPQTSASCTHVHDVYPPTHPHTHMHPRHTHAVLHPHPSHDPGLNPRFSPLLLTGVKTQIPLAHSPAGHSTHSNTHSNTHSSQSPGIHSGVKTEVEQANPPTLTPSAWPTALHTPMDIYDSGLDQDKVKAVWF